From the genome of Solidesulfovibrio carbinolicus, one region includes:
- a CDS encoding FprA family A-type flavoprotein has translation MRPVAICEGVYWVGAVDWECRDFHGYMTAPTGTTYNAFLVKDEKIALFDSVKAGHGNEMLCRLAHLVKPEDVDYLIVNHVEMDHSGELPELVARTKPEKIFTSPMGERALKAHFDCADWPIEVVKTGSTISLGKRTLQFLETRMLHWPDNMATFIPEDGVLISSDAFGQNWATSERFADEVDKHLLQKQLDRYFANIVLPFSPIAQKTIETIESMGLKINAICPDHGLMFRTPEDVAWVVSRYKELAAQKQKKKAVLVFDTMWHSTERMAHAIATGLAEHGVAFKLMNLHAFDHSDVMEEVWDAAAVFVGSATHNNGMLPKVADMLTYMKGLKPKGKIGAAFGSYGWSGEAVKDIAGWLGEMGMEMPVDPVRLLFVPTHEQLAVCVEMGRTIGKMINERVGE, from the coding sequence ATGCGACCTGTCGCCATCTGTGAAGGCGTCTACTGGGTCGGAGCCGTCGATTGGGAATGCCGTGACTTCCACGGCTACATGACGGCCCCCACCGGGACGACCTACAACGCCTTTTTGGTCAAGGACGAGAAAATCGCCCTGTTTGATTCGGTCAAGGCCGGCCATGGCAATGAAATGCTCTGCCGCCTGGCCCATCTGGTCAAACCCGAGGACGTCGATTACCTCATCGTCAACCACGTGGAAATGGACCACTCGGGCGAGCTGCCCGAACTGGTGGCCCGCACCAAGCCGGAAAAAATCTTCACCTCGCCCATGGGCGAACGGGCGCTCAAGGCCCACTTCGACTGCGCCGACTGGCCCATCGAAGTGGTGAAGACCGGCTCCACGATCTCGCTTGGCAAGCGTACCCTGCAGTTCCTGGAAACCCGGATGCTCCACTGGCCCGACAACATGGCCACGTTCATCCCCGAAGACGGCGTGCTCATTTCCTCCGACGCCTTCGGCCAGAACTGGGCCACCTCCGAGCGTTTCGCCGACGAAGTGGACAAGCATCTGCTCCAAAAACAGCTCGACCGCTACTTCGCCAACATCGTCCTGCCCTTTAGCCCCATCGCCCAAAAGACCATCGAGACCATCGAGTCCATGGGCCTTAAGATCAACGCCATCTGCCCGGACCACGGCCTGATGTTCCGCACCCCCGAAGACGTCGCCTGGGTCGTCTCGCGCTACAAGGAACTGGCCGCCCAGAAGCAGAAGAAAAAGGCCGTGCTGGTCTTCGACACCATGTGGCACTCCACCGAGCGCATGGCCCACGCCATCGCCACCGGGCTGGCCGAGCACGGCGTGGCGTTCAAGCTCATGAACCTCCACGCCTTTGACCATTCCGACGTCATGGAAGAGGTCTGGGACGCGGCGGCGGTGTTCGTGGGGTCGGCCACCCACAACAACGGCATGTTGCCCAAGGTGGCGGACATGCTGACCTACATGAAGGGCCTCAAGCCCAAGGGCAAGATTGGCGCGGCCTTTGGCTCCTACGGCTGGAGCGGCGAAGCGGTGAAAGACATCGCCGGCTGGCTGGGCGAAATGGGCATGGAAATGCCCGTCGATCCCGTACGCCTGCTCTTCGTGCCCACCCACGAGCAGCTCGCCGTCTGCGTGGAAATGGGCCGCACCATCGGCAAGATGATCAACGAGCGCGTGGGCGAATAG
- the rd gene encoding rubredoxin: MDKYECTICGYVYDPAAGDPDNGVAPGTKFEDVSEDWVCPVCGAPKSEFNKA; encoded by the coding sequence ATGGATAAATACGAGTGCACCATCTGCGGTTACGTGTATGATCCCGCCGCCGGCGACCCCGACAACGGCGTGGCCCCCGGCACCAAGTTCGAAGACGTCTCCGAAGACTGGGTCTGCCCGGTCTGCGGCGCGCCCAAAAGCGAATTCAACAAAGCCTAA
- a CDS encoding methyl-accepting chemotaxis protein — translation MFDVVSRSLGLKVLLLVSGLTIAAFAGLFLANAHWQRQGTVDMIDRSARKTSDMLRMAIEEPMRLGKNAETAAQFAKTASAHADIRAFLTDYKGNVTYATDTAAARQDMDRLAPDASVAAMVKKALTGDYHGGEIIPWAGKPSFVAVSSIKNEPACHHCHGASKPILGAMVVVQDVSPEMARLAGDQWKAAGVSLAGLVSLLAALLLFIKFAVVTRVKHIAGLSSQIAAGSLDLTFADPGKDEIAALAANLSAMVGSMKDQLEYNRGILNGVIIPIFVADRERRFEFVNAPLTGILGKDASAMLGNPVTDSFMREDGRSGCAAVLETGECSSGFTRFTRSDGRAFPLHYEISPLKNASGAVVGVIGVLIDLTQEERDKDHIKAQREKLLTVADEVTSVARELSDASDVLSARMEELTTGVANTARETERVATAMEEMNATVMEVAKNAGDTARASDEASREASAGGREVEQTVEETRKVSRRTADLAASLGQLETRAENIGQVLSVIGDIADQTNLLALNAAIEAARAGDAGRGFAVVADEVRKLAEKTMHATTEVAAAVGEIQTSTRQAVSGMDETKARVERTADMAEGSGAVLGRIVNQAGRIADMVRNIATASEQQSATSEEVSTSVAHINELSQDLTSRIAEAGERIREVRSMANHLAKLVEQFREG, via the coding sequence ATGTTCGACGTGGTATCGCGCTCCCTGGGCCTTAAGGTGTTGCTCCTCGTCTCCGGTCTGACCATCGCCGCCTTTGCCGGCCTGTTTCTGGCCAACGCCCACTGGCAGCGCCAGGGGACCGTGGACATGATCGACCGTTCGGCCCGCAAGACCAGCGACATGCTGCGCATGGCCATCGAAGAGCCCATGCGCCTGGGCAAGAACGCCGAAACCGCCGCCCAATTCGCCAAGACCGCCAGCGCCCACGCCGACATCCGGGCCTTTCTCACCGATTATAAGGGCAACGTGACCTACGCAACCGACACGGCCGCCGCGCGCCAGGACATGGACCGCCTGGCCCCCGACGCCTCGGTGGCGGCCATGGTCAAAAAGGCCCTGACCGGCGACTACCATGGCGGCGAGATCATTCCCTGGGCCGGCAAGCCTTCCTTCGTGGCGGTAAGCTCCATCAAGAACGAACCCGCCTGCCACCACTGCCACGGCGCGTCCAAGCCCATCCTCGGGGCCATGGTGGTGGTCCAGGACGTCAGCCCGGAAATGGCCCGCCTAGCCGGCGACCAGTGGAAGGCGGCCGGTGTCTCCCTGGCCGGGCTGGTCTCCCTGCTGGCCGCCCTGCTCCTTTTCATTAAATTCGCCGTGGTCACCCGGGTCAAGCACATCGCCGGCCTGTCCTCGCAAATCGCCGCCGGCTCCCTGGACCTGACCTTCGCCGATCCGGGCAAGGACGAAATCGCCGCCCTGGCCGCCAATCTCTCGGCCATGGTCGGTTCCATGAAGGACCAGCTCGAATACAACCGGGGCATCTTAAACGGCGTCATCATTCCCATCTTCGTGGCTGACCGGGAGCGCCGCTTCGAGTTCGTCAACGCGCCGCTCACCGGCATCCTCGGCAAGGACGCCTCGGCCATGCTCGGCAACCCCGTCACCGACAGCTTCATGCGCGAGGACGGCCGTTCGGGCTGCGCCGCCGTGCTGGAAACCGGGGAATGCTCCAGCGGGTTCACCCGGTTTACCCGCTCCGACGGCCGGGCGTTTCCCCTGCACTACGAAATCTCGCCCCTCAAAAACGCCTCGGGCGCGGTGGTGGGCGTCATCGGCGTGCTTATTGACCTCACCCAGGAGGAGCGCGACAAGGACCACATCAAGGCCCAGCGCGAAAAGCTCCTGACCGTGGCCGACGAGGTCACCTCCGTCGCCCGGGAGCTGTCCGACGCCTCGGACGTCTTAAGCGCCCGCATGGAGGAGCTGACCACGGGCGTGGCCAATACCGCCCGGGAAACCGAGCGCGTGGCCACGGCCATGGAGGAGATGAACGCCACGGTCATGGAAGTGGCGAAAAACGCCGGCGACACGGCCCGGGCCTCGGACGAGGCCAGCCGTGAGGCCTCGGCCGGCGGGCGCGAAGTGGAGCAGACCGTGGAGGAAACCCGCAAGGTCTCCCGGCGCACAGCCGATCTGGCCGCCTCCCTGGGGCAGCTCGAAACCCGGGCGGAGAACATCGGCCAGGTGCTCTCGGTCATCGGCGACATCGCCGACCAGACCAATCTGCTGGCCTTGAATGCCGCCATCGAGGCGGCCCGGGCCGGCGACGCCGGACGCGGTTTTGCCGTGGTGGCCGACGAGGTCAGAAAGCTCGCCGAAAAGACCATGCACGCCACCACCGAGGTGGCCGCCGCCGTGGGCGAGATCCAGACCAGCACCCGGCAGGCCGTCTCGGGCATGGACGAAACCAAGGCCCGGGTGGAGCGCACCGCCGACATGGCCGAAGGCTCCGGCGCGGTGCTCGGGCGCATCGTGAACCAGGCCGGACGCATCGCCGACATGGTGCGCAACATCGCCACCGCCTCGGAACAGCAGTCGGCCACCAGCGAAGAAGTTTCCACCAGCGTGGCCCACATCAACGAACTTTCCCAGGACCTCACCAGCCGCATCGCCGAAGCCGGCGAGCGCATCCGCGAAGTCCGCTCCATGGCCAACCATCTGGCCAAACTGGTGGAACAGTTCCGGGAGGGCTAG
- a CDS encoding cytochrome c family protein: MVRWRAWTLALLTAGLCACPIGTATFVPLAAAQAQATYVGSKACMACHPKEYESYSKYSKKAHSSQSVKIMAPKLTPEELNGCFACHATGYGQPGGFVSFEKTPELADAGCEVCHGPGSAHADSGGDPGLIRAKLAMSECERCHNAERVRSFNFKPMLFAGAH; this comes from the coding sequence ATGGTCCGTTGGCGTGCCTGGACTCTGGCATTGCTCACGGCGGGTCTATGCGCCTGCCCAATCGGAACTGCAACGTTTGTCCCTCTCGCCGCCGCCCAGGCCCAGGCGACTTATGTCGGTTCCAAAGCCTGCATGGCCTGCCATCCCAAGGAATACGAGTCTTACTCCAAGTATTCCAAAAAAGCCCATTCCTCCCAGTCGGTCAAGATCATGGCCCCCAAGCTCACGCCCGAGGAATTAAACGGCTGCTTCGCCTGCCATGCCACAGGCTACGGCCAGCCCGGCGGTTTTGTGAGCTTCGAAAAAACCCCGGAACTGGCCGACGCCGGCTGCGAGGTCTGCCACGGCCCGGGTTCGGCCCATGCCGATTCCGGCGGTGACCCGGGGCTGATCCGGGCCAAGCTGGCCATGAGCGAGTGCGAGCGCTGCCACAACGCCGAGCGGGTGCGCTCGTTTAATTTCAAGCCCATGCTGTTCGCCGGGGCGCACTGA
- a CDS encoding AIR synthase-related protein: protein MLSRVAVGLRPSVRDVVGQRVAGKIQSELHLPVSAVSIVKIFTIDGLDPSAVEAVIAAGVLHDPVVQTASAAPITPAVPADWVIEVSFRPGVTDNEARTAKEAIALALGLDEAGRKGLSVYTGVQYHIAGLADRAAAEHVALDLLANDLLQRHEVKSAAEWTAEPGFTARTAKVTGKADSTVEVPDLFNMTEEQMLALGRERTLALSLDEWWAIRAYFGLPGFKVRRVSWGLIHNPTDVELECLAQTWSEHCKHKIFSADITYIDNETGRTEAISSLYKSYIQRSTADIRAALGENDFCLSVFSDNAGVVKFTDDLNLCIKVETHNSPSALDPYGGALTGIVGVNRDPMGTGIGANLLCNTDVFCFASPFHEGTLPPRLLHPRRVLEGVREGVEHGGNKSGVPTVNGSIVFDERFLGKPLVFCGTVGMLPATINGKPSHVKKALPGDYIVMVGGRIGKDGIHGATFSSEELHEGSPATAVQIGDPITQRRMYDCLMRARDMGLYNAITDNGAGGLSSSVGEMAQDAGGCELYLDRAPLKYDGLVPWEIFTSEAQERMTLAVPPDKFADFMRLAKEMGVEATELGNFTNSGYLRVYYGQRTVAYIDMDFLHGGTPRMALKAEWTRPVIARTEPKLPAEGHGALLKRMLGRLNICSKEYVVRQYDHEVKGGSAVKPMVGVRRDGPSDAGVLRPVLSRPEGVALSHGICPRYSDIDAYWMMAAAIDEAVRGAVAVGADPDRLAGVDNFCWCDPVESEKTPDGRYKLAQLVRANKALAHFCRAFRTPCVSGKDSMKNDYSGGGAKISIPPTVLFSVMGFVPDVSRVVTSDFKNAGDLVYVLGATLAELGASELAGELGFTSPDVPQVEAVSARRRYKTLHDAMMTGLVSACHDCSDGGLAVALAEMAIGGRLGADLDCDAAPGARGLTDLELLYSESASRLVVTVAPENQAAFEALFAGQPCGLLGTVTSAPELTLRRGKAVLCAEPAEELARAFKATLDW, encoded by the coding sequence ATGCTCAGTCGCGTCGCCGTGGGCCTGCGCCCAAGCGTCCGGGACGTGGTCGGCCAGCGCGTGGCCGGCAAGATCCAAAGCGAACTCCACCTGCCGGTCAGCGCCGTCTCCATCGTCAAGATTTTCACCATCGACGGCCTGGACCCCAGCGCCGTCGAGGCCGTCATCGCCGCTGGCGTGCTCCACGATCCCGTGGTCCAGACCGCCTCGGCCGCGCCCATCACCCCCGCCGTCCCGGCCGACTGGGTCATCGAGGTGAGCTTTCGCCCCGGCGTCACGGACAACGAAGCCCGCACGGCCAAGGAAGCCATCGCCCTGGCCCTGGGCCTGGACGAGGCCGGCCGCAAGGGACTTTCCGTCTACACCGGCGTGCAATACCACATCGCCGGACTGGCCGACCGGGCCGCCGCCGAACACGTGGCCCTGGATCTGCTGGCCAACGACCTGCTCCAGCGCCATGAGGTCAAATCCGCCGCCGAGTGGACCGCCGAACCGGGCTTTACGGCCCGCACGGCCAAGGTCACGGGCAAGGCCGACTCCACCGTGGAAGTGCCTGACCTGTTCAACATGACCGAGGAGCAGATGCTGGCCCTTGGCCGCGAGCGCACCCTGGCCCTGTCCCTGGACGAGTGGTGGGCCATCCGCGCCTATTTCGGCCTGCCCGGCTTCAAGGTCCGCCGCGTGTCCTGGGGACTCATCCACAATCCCACCGATGTGGAACTGGAATGCCTGGCCCAGACCTGGTCCGAGCACTGCAAGCACAAGATCTTTAGCGCCGACATCACCTACATCGACAACGAGACCGGCCGGACCGAAGCCATTTCGAGCCTGTACAAGAGCTACATCCAGCGTTCCACCGCCGACATCCGGGCGGCCCTGGGCGAAAACGACTTCTGCCTGTCCGTTTTTTCCGACAATGCCGGCGTGGTCAAATTCACCGACGACCTCAATTTGTGCATCAAGGTGGAGACCCACAACAGCCCCTCGGCCCTGGACCCCTACGGCGGCGCGCTCACCGGCATCGTCGGCGTCAACCGCGACCCCATGGGCACCGGCATCGGGGCCAATCTCCTGTGCAACACCGACGTCTTCTGCTTCGCCTCGCCCTTCCACGAGGGTACATTGCCCCCGCGCCTGCTCCATCCCCGCCGGGTGCTCGAAGGCGTGCGCGAGGGCGTGGAGCACGGCGGTAACAAGTCCGGCGTGCCCACGGTCAACGGCTCCATCGTCTTTGACGAGCGCTTCCTGGGCAAGCCGCTGGTCTTTTGCGGCACCGTCGGCATGTTGCCAGCGACCATCAACGGCAAGCCCAGCCACGTCAAAAAGGCCCTGCCCGGCGACTACATCGTCATGGTCGGCGGCCGCATCGGCAAGGACGGCATCCACGGCGCGACGTTTTCTTCCGAGGAACTCCACGAAGGCTCCCCGGCCACGGCCGTGCAGATCGGCGACCCCATCACCCAGCGCCGCATGTACGACTGCCTCATGCGCGCCCGGGACATGGGCCTTTATAACGCCATCACCGACAACGGGGCCGGCGGTTTGTCGAGTTCCGTGGGCGAAATGGCCCAGGACGCCGGCGGCTGCGAACTCTATCTCGACCGCGCCCCGCTCAAGTACGACGGCCTGGTTCCCTGGGAGATATTTACCTCCGAGGCCCAGGAACGCATGACCCTGGCCGTGCCGCCCGACAAGTTCGCCGACTTCATGCGGCTGGCCAAGGAAATGGGCGTCGAGGCCACGGAACTGGGCAACTTCACCAATTCCGGCTACCTGCGCGTCTACTACGGCCAGCGCACGGTGGCCTACATCGACATGGACTTTCTCCACGGCGGCACGCCGCGCATGGCGCTTAAAGCCGAATGGACACGTCCGGTCATCGCCCGCACCGAGCCGAAGCTGCCGGCCGAGGGCCACGGCGCGCTGCTCAAGCGGATGCTGGGGCGCCTCAATATCTGCAGCAAGGAATACGTGGTTCGCCAGTACGATCATGAGGTCAAGGGCGGCTCGGCCGTCAAGCCCATGGTCGGCGTACGCCGCGACGGCCCGTCCGACGCGGGCGTGCTGCGGCCGGTGCTGTCGCGCCCCGAGGGCGTGGCCCTGTCCCACGGCATCTGCCCGCGCTATTCCGACATCGACGCCTACTGGATGATGGCCGCGGCCATTGACGAGGCCGTGCGCGGGGCCGTGGCCGTCGGGGCCGACCCCGACCGGCTGGCCGGCGTGGACAACTTCTGCTGGTGCGATCCCGTCGAGTCCGAAAAGACCCCGGACGGCCGCTACAAGCTGGCCCAGCTGGTGCGGGCCAACAAGGCCCTGGCCCACTTCTGCCGGGCGTTTAGAACGCCCTGCGTGTCGGGCAAGGACTCCATGAAAAACGACTATTCCGGCGGCGGGGCCAAGATCTCCATTCCACCCACGGTGCTGTTCTCCGTCATGGGCTTCGTGCCTGACGTGAGCCGGGTGGTCACCTCCGACTTCAAGAACGCCGGCGATCTCGTCTATGTGCTGGGGGCGACCCTGGCCGAGTTGGGCGCTTCGGAGCTGGCCGGCGAGCTGGGATTTACTTCCCCCGACGTGCCGCAGGTCGAGGCCGTCTCGGCCCGGCGGCGCTACAAGACGCTGCACGACGCTATGATGACGGGTCTGGTCTCGGCCTGCCACGACTGCTCCGACGGCGGTCTGGCCGTGGCTCTGGCCGAAATGGCCATCGGCGGCCGGCTCGGGGCCGATCTTGATTGCGACGCCGCCCCGGGCGCGCGTGGCCTGACCGACCTGGAACTGCTCTACAGCGAATCCGCCAGCCGTCTGGTGGTCACCGTCGCGCCGGAAAACCAGGCCGCTTTCGAGGCCCTGTTCGCCGGCCAGCCTTGCGGACTGCTCGGGACCGTCACGAGCGCCCCGGAGCTGACCCTTCGCCGGGGCAAGGCCGTCCTTTGCGCCGAACCGGCCGAGGAGCTGGCCCGAGCCTTCAAGGCCACCCTGGACTGGTAG
- a CDS encoding polyprenyl synthetase family protein: MSDIADIVSREVPAINRYLESATETLNPMVQPVVRHVLLAGGKRLRPLLTILTARAMGYRGDDVYPLACSLEFLHSATLLHDDIVDGAKLRRGRESAHVRFGSTHTILAGDVLLALANRLVAEYDNPELTKLLSEALLQTATGEILEIAHLRDVDLPLSTYFSIITGKTAYLIQASCQCGAVLAGASPALIQAAADLGHHIGIAFQLVDDALDYTSPATVSGKPTGGDLKEGKVTLPLLLYLQGLPFEERRRLAEDFRQDQLSAEDIEYLRGNVVAGGHAERTREMAGEYLAKAQAALAKFPPSPEAELIGDVLAPMLARDK; this comes from the coding sequence ATGAGCGATATCGCGGACATTGTCAGTCGGGAAGTCCCGGCCATCAACCGGTACCTGGAAAGCGCCACCGAGACGCTCAACCCCATGGTCCAGCCGGTCGTGCGCCATGTGTTGCTGGCCGGAGGCAAGCGCCTGCGTCCGCTGCTCACCATCCTTACCGCCCGGGCCATGGGCTATCGGGGCGACGACGTCTACCCGTTGGCCTGTTCCCTGGAGTTTCTCCACTCGGCCACCCTGCTGCACGACGACATCGTGGACGGCGCGAAACTGCGCCGGGGCCGCGAATCGGCCCATGTCCGGTTCGGCTCCACCCACACCATCCTGGCCGGCGACGTGCTGCTGGCCCTGGCCAACCGCCTGGTCGCCGAATACGACAATCCCGAGCTGACGAAACTCCTTTCCGAAGCCCTGCTCCAGACCGCCACCGGCGAGATCCTCGAAATCGCCCACCTGCGCGACGTCGATCTGCCGCTTTCCACCTATTTTTCCATCATCACCGGCAAGACCGCCTACCTGATCCAGGCCTCGTGCCAGTGCGGCGCGGTGCTGGCCGGCGCTTCGCCGGCGTTGATCCAGGCCGCCGCCGACCTCGGCCACCACATCGGCATCGCCTTCCAGCTCGTGGACGACGCCCTGGACTACACCTCCCCGGCCACGGTTTCGGGCAAGCCCACGGGCGGCGACCTCAAGGAAGGCAAGGTCACCCTGCCGCTTCTGCTCTACCTCCAGGGCCTGCCCTTCGAGGAACGACGCCGGCTGGCCGAGGACTTCCGCCAGGACCAGCTGTCGGCCGAGGACATCGAATATTTGCGCGGCAACGTCGTTGCCGGCGGACACGCCGAGAGGACCCGGGAAATGGCCGGCGAATACCTGGCCAAGGCCCAGGCCGCCCTGGCCAAGTTCCCGCCTTCCCCCGAAGCCGAACTGATCGGCGACGTCCTGGCCCCCATGCTCGCCCGGGACAAATAG
- a CDS encoding MqnA/MqnD/SBP family protein: MDAVSFAISPCPNDVVIFGAVILGRAGLPDRRATFAFEDVETLNEAALAGTYDVVKVSAAMAAPLAGDYDVLPSGAAFGFGAGPKLVTAKGFAGRPRTVAVPGLRTTAATLLRAALAEDRPELPVPDAAFVPVRYDAVVEAVAAGRAEAGLLIHETALAAAGHGLAVALDLGVWWQGQMPDVPVPLGVILANKRLGRERVAALGALLRQSLLAARKEPGLVAPLVRLFAREIDQQVIDAHIKAYVGELSLDMGELGRAALARLAGLASRTNRAS, from the coding sequence ATGGACGCCGTCAGTTTCGCCATTTCCCCCTGCCCCAACGACGTGGTCATCTTCGGGGCCGTCATCCTCGGCCGGGCCGGGCTGCCCGACCGACGGGCGACCTTTGCCTTTGAGGACGTGGAGACCTTAAACGAGGCCGCCCTGGCCGGAACCTACGACGTGGTCAAGGTCTCCGCCGCCATGGCCGCGCCCCTGGCCGGCGACTACGACGTGCTGCCCTCGGGCGCGGCCTTCGGCTTCGGGGCCGGCCCCAAGCTCGTGACCGCCAAGGGGTTTGCCGGCCGGCCGAGGACCGTGGCCGTGCCCGGGCTTCGCACCACCGCCGCCACGCTGTTGCGGGCCGCCCTGGCCGAGGACCGTCCCGAACTGCCCGTGCCCGACGCCGCCTTCGTCCCGGTGCGCTACGACGCCGTCGTGGAGGCCGTGGCCGCCGGCCGGGCCGAGGCCGGGCTTCTCATCCACGAAACCGCCCTGGCCGCCGCCGGCCACGGCCTTGCCGTCGCCCTGGACCTCGGCGTCTGGTGGCAGGGGCAGATGCCCGACGTGCCGGTGCCCTTGGGCGTCATCCTGGCCAACAAACGCTTGGGGCGCGAGCGCGTGGCGGCCCTGGGCGCGCTGCTTCGCCAAAGCCTGCTTGCGGCCCGGAAAGAACCGGGCCTGGTCGCGCCCTTGGTGCGCCTTTTTGCCCGGGAAATCGACCAGCAGGTCATCGACGCCCACATCAAGGCCTATGTGGGGGAGCTCAGCCTGGACATGGGCGAGCTTGGCCGGGCCGCCCTGGCCCGTCTGGCCGGGCTGGCGAGTCGCACAAACAGGGCGTCGTGA
- the mqnB gene encoding futalosine hydrolase has translation MPASVSPPGPPRAPAPGRDRHGGPGGVSRFRAAPVLLALATAKEYRAALSPLGAPAPPLPGRATPWRRGGRDFLVLVTGVGPVAAAMAVGRAIGEARGELAGVVNLGICGSFDLAMAPLGAVTATTAAIFPEYGLRRDEEVDARGIAFPQAVIDGCDVYDRLALDPAGAATAMGLPLPEGVVTGAGLTVAGVTASSAREAALRAAYAPLTEAMEGFGAALAAASAGLPFLELRSVSNRVGARPPDGWDLPGAFAALGRTVAILLG, from the coding sequence ATGCCCGCATCCGTTTCGCCCCCCGGACCGCCGCGCGCCCCGGCCCCAGGCCGGGACCGCCACGGCGGTCCGGGGGGCGTTTCCCGTTTCCGGGCCGCGCCGGTGCTCCTGGCCCTGGCCACGGCCAAGGAATACCGCGCCGCGCTGTCGCCCCTGGGCGCGCCGGCCCCGCCCCTGCCCGGCCGCGCGACTCCCTGGCGTCGCGGCGGCCGGGATTTTCTCGTGCTGGTCACGGGCGTGGGCCCGGTGGCCGCGGCCATGGCCGTGGGCCGGGCCATTGGCGAGGCTCGGGGCGAACTGGCCGGGGTGGTCAACCTCGGCATCTGCGGCAGCTTTGACCTGGCCATGGCCCCCCTGGGGGCCGTGACGGCCACAACCGCCGCCATCTTTCCCGAATACGGTCTGCGCCGCGACGAAGAGGTCGATGCCCGGGGCATCGCCTTTCCCCAGGCCGTCATCGACGGCTGCGACGTGTACGACCGCCTGGCCCTCGACCCGGCCGGGGCCGCCACGGCCATGGGCCTGCCCCTGCCGGAGGGCGTCGTGACCGGGGCCGGCCTCACCGTGGCCGGGGTCACGGCCTCGTCGGCCCGGGAGGCCGCCCTGCGCGCCGCCTACGCGCCCCTCACCGAGGCCATGGAAGGCTTTGGCGCGGCCCTGGCCGCCGCGTCCGCCGGCCTGCCCTTTCTGGAGCTGCGAAGCGTGTCCAACCGCGTGGGCGCGCGCCCGCCAGACGGATGGGACCTGCCCGGAGCCTTCGCCGCCCTGGGCCGGACCGTTGCCATCCTCCTTGGCTAG
- a CDS encoding nucleotide sugar dehydrogenase: MISFEDIRAKKAPVAVIGLGYVGLPLAVSLARHFEVVGFDVKAARVAELLSGQDSTLEVSPEEMAEVSLRYTCDPADLTACKVFIVAVPTPINANRVPDLGPLVGASRLLGQHIGEGSIVVYESTVYPGLTEEVCVPLLEKGSGLACGKDFFVGYSPERINPGDKVHTLSTVVKVVAGQTPEVTDLLADLYGAVVTAGIHKAPSIKVAEAAKVIENTQRDINIALMNELSLICERLDIDTVDVLRAAETKWNFLPFRPGLVGGHCIGVDPYYLLYKAQSLNLHPQVIPAGRRINDSMGKHIAEVAIKMLIRSECRASCARIGVLGLTFKENVPDLRNTKVVDIIRELGDFRMHVLVHDPMASSEEAHEEYGLTLVGQEELRDLDALIIAVNHDAFKALSLEELATWFRPTVTPILIDVKGIHERAAAEAAGFRYWRL, translated from the coding sequence TTGATCAGTTTTGAGGATATTCGCGCCAAAAAGGCCCCGGTGGCCGTTATCGGCCTTGGGTATGTCGGCCTGCCCCTGGCCGTGTCCCTGGCCCGCCATTTCGAGGTGGTCGGTTTCGACGTCAAGGCCGCCCGGGTGGCCGAGCTGCTGTCCGGCCAAGACAGCACCCTGGAAGTCTCGCCCGAGGAAATGGCCGAGGTCAGCCTGCGCTACACCTGCGATCCGGCCGATCTGACCGCCTGCAAGGTGTTCATCGTGGCCGTGCCCACGCCCATTAACGCCAACCGCGTGCCCGACCTCGGGCCCCTGGTCGGCGCGTCGCGGCTTTTGGGCCAGCACATCGGCGAAGGGTCCATCGTGGTCTACGAGTCCACGGTCTACCCGGGACTGACCGAGGAAGTCTGCGTGCCGCTTTTGGAAAAGGGTTCGGGACTGGCCTGCGGCAAGGACTTTTTCGTGGGCTATTCGCCTGAGCGCATCAACCCCGGCGACAAGGTCCATACGCTTTCCACCGTGGTCAAGGTCGTGGCCGGCCAGACCCCGGAAGTGACCGATCTGCTGGCCGACCTGTACGGCGCGGTAGTCACGGCCGGCATCCACAAGGCCCCGTCCATCAAGGTGGCCGAGGCGGCCAAGGTCATCGAGAACACCCAGCGCGACATCAACATCGCGCTGATGAACGAGCTGTCGCTTATCTGCGAGCGCCTGGACATCGACACCGTTGACGTGCTTCGCGCCGCCGAAACCAAATGGAACTTCCTGCCGTTTCGCCCGGGACTGGTGGGCGGGCACTGCATCGGCGTCGATCCCTACTACCTGCTTTACAAGGCCCAGAGCCTCAACCTGCACCCCCAAGTGATTCCGGCCGGCCGGCGCATCAACGACTCCATGGGCAAGCACATCGCCGAAGTCGCCATCAAGATGCTCATCCGCTCCGAGTGCCGGGCCAGCTGCGCCCGCATCGGCGTGCTGGGGCTCACCTTCAAGGAAAACGTGCCCGATCTGCGCAACACCAAGGTCGTGGACATCATCCGTGAGCTTGGCGATTTCCGGATGCACGTCCTGGTTCACGACCCCATGGCCTCTTCCGAGGAAGCCCACGAGGAATACGGCCTGACCCTGGTCGGCCAGGAAGAGCTGCGCGATCTTGATGCGCTGATCATCGCCGTCAACCACGACGCCTTCAAGGCGTTGTCCCTCGAAGAGTTGGCGACCTGGTTTCGGCCCACGGTCACGCCCATCCTCATCGACGTCAAGGGCATCCACGAGCGCGCCGCAGCCGAGGCGGCCGGCTTCCGCTACTGGCGGCTGTAG